CCGGACCCGAGCCTGGGTCACGCCCCGGCGCACCAGGGCTAGCGCGGCAGCGGAATCCGCATCAGGTCCTCGCCGACCACGACCCGGCCGCCGAAGCCCTGCTGTGCGCGCCTGCGCCAGCGGCCGGTGCTGACGATGGAGTGGGCCGCAGGGACGAGGTGGCTCAGGACCAGCGTGTCGACGCCGGCGGCCTCGGCGACCGCACCGACGTCGGCCACCGAGGTGTGCGACTGCTTGAGGTGGTCGAGCGCGGCGGGCGGCAGCTCGCCCAGCGCCTCGAGGTCGATCGCCTCGTGCACGAGGATGTCCGCGCCCCGCGCGAGCGTGACGATGTTCGGAGTCAGCGAGGTGTCACCGGAGAACACGACCGACCCGTGGTCGGTGTCGAAGCGGTAGGCGTAGCTCGGGAAGGCCGGGCCGTGCGGCACCAGGACGGCGGTGACCCGCACCCGGTCGTCCTCCATCACCAGGAACGGGTCCATCGGCGGCGCCGTGTCGCCCAGCACGTCCGCGGGGACCTCGCTCGGGACCTGGAGCTCGTGGACGTCGATCAGGTCCCTCGGGTCGGGGCTCCCCGAGTCCCGGATGAAGAGGTTCGAGCTGTAGGCGTAGGCCGCGACCAGGTGCTCCGTCATGGCGGCGAGGCCCGGCGTCGGGTCCTCGGGCGCGACGGTCGGGACGTCGCCGCCCTTGAACGGCGGTCGCAGCGCGCCGGCCGGACCCGGGCCGTACACACCCACCCGCTGCGTCAGCGCATCGTTGTCGTCGGTGAGGCCCCAACCCGCGAGCAGGAAGACGTTGTAGTAGTCGGCGACGTGGTCGGCGTGCAGGTGCGTGATGAACACGGAGTCGAGGTCGGCGTACCGCAGGCCCACGTTGTAGTAGTTCGTCACCGAGCTCCGACCACAGTCGATGAGGTAGTTGCGCCCCTCGATGTGCAGTGCGCTGGCGATCCCCGCCCGATCGGGCTCGGGCGGCGGACCGGCGGCAGTGCCGAGGATGACGAGCTCGGCCGCGCCGAAGCGCTTCGGGGGCGTGATCGGACGGCCCTTGGCGGACGCGCTCGGCGCCAGCACCGCCGCGCCGAGGCCGACGGTTCCCACGGCTCCACCCCGGAGCAGGCTCCTGCGGCGTACGCCGGCCTCGGGGGCGGTGGGCAGGTCGTCCGGCTTCCCAGTGGTCTGGCACATGCCGGGCATATTAGTTCGGACCCGAACGATCTGTCGATGGGTTCGGCTCCGGATGTCAGTGGTCGGGACGGGTCCACTCCTCCGACTGCGTGAGCCGGAAGAGATAGGCCAGCGGCGGTACGACGACCAGGACGGCCAGCCCGACCGCGACGAGCAGTCCCTGCAGGGTCGCCGTGGCACCGGCCGCGTCGGTGATCGTCACCTCGTCGACGAGCAGCCACGGGTACTGCCCGACGCCCCAGCCCGACACGACTGACGCGACCGCGAGGACCGCGGTGATCCGGGCCACCGCGTAGCGGCGGCGCCAGAGCAGGTACATCGTGGCCACGCCGGCGATCGCTGCGAGCACGACGAGCGGTGCGGCGCGGCCCTCGAGCCCGTCGGCCAGCGTGGGCGCGTCGTGCTCGATCGGCACCAGCGCGGCGAAGACCAGGGCACCGGTGACCAGGCCGACGAGGAGGGCCCGCACCCGGATCTCCCCCGCCAGGCGGTGGTTGCCGCTGCGCTCGGCGTCGGCCACGAGGAAGGTCCCGGCGAGGAAGGCGCAGGTGCCGACGGCGATCAGGCCGCCGAACAGCGACGTCGGGTTCACCCACGACGACCAGCGGTCACCCGCACCGTCCATCGGCACCCGGCCCGAGACGATCGCCCCCGCGACGGTGCCCAGGAAGAACGGGGTGATGATGCTGGAGGCGGCGAAGACGACCCCGAACAG
Above is a genomic segment from Nocardioides aromaticivorans containing:
- a CDS encoding cytochrome d ubiquinol oxidase subunit II, translated to MSIEVAVAAALFVGVVAYAVLGGADFGSGFFDLTAGSSRRGAELRTLVDHSIGPVWEANHVWLIYVLVIWWTGFPESFAAAMSTLVLPLLLALLGIVLRGASFAFRKYAETLGQARLFGVVFAASSIITPFFLGTVAGAIVSGRVPMDGAGDRWSSWVNPTSLFGGLIAVGTCAFLAGTFLVADAERSGNHRLAGEIRVRALLVGLVTGALVFAALVPIEHDAPTLADGLEGRAAPLVVLAAIAGVATMYLLWRRRYAVARITAVLAVASVVSGWGVGQYPWLLVDEVTITDAAGATATLQGLLVAVGLAVLVVVPPLAYLFRLTQSEEWTRPDH
- a CDS encoding MBL fold metallo-hydrolase, with translation MCQTTGKPDDLPTAPEAGVRRRSLLRGGAVGTVGLGAAVLAPSASAKGRPITPPKRFGAAELVILGTAAGPPPEPDRAGIASALHIEGRNYLIDCGRSSVTNYYNVGLRYADLDSVFITHLHADHVADYYNVFLLAGWGLTDDNDALTQRVGVYGPGPAGALRPPFKGGDVPTVAPEDPTPGLAAMTEHLVAAYAYSSNLFIRDSGSPDPRDLIDVHELQVPSEVPADVLGDTAPPMDPFLVMEDDRVRVTAVLVPHGPAFPSYAYRFDTDHGSVVFSGDTSLTPNIVTLARGADILVHEAIDLEALGELPPAALDHLKQSHTSVADVGAVAEAAGVDTLVLSHLVPAAHSIVSTGRWRRRAQQGFGGRVVVGEDLMRIPLPR